One Nitrospirota bacterium genomic window carries:
- a CDS encoding FAD-dependent oxidoreductase has translation MYGKDPSIKCDVLVIGGGTAGIAASISAERAGCRVLLLEKYGFLGGIATAGMAGTMCGLYLRDTNHNVEQVCGGFAREWADEISKRSDIKPVHMAEGLYVLPYDPWDFQRTADRLIRRAAGVTMALHSTVISVDIEGCNVREVRALIRNRYVSFRPSCVVDCTGDASVLYMAGAPVDEETGVQAAAVVFSLDTFKRAKDRESRLDVLRDIQRAVRDKQLSTACEAVSLIPSDSLNNLRLKVNLPYDSSNDWNKLTELELRSRDVMEELSFFFKAGLSRLPVEVGVRNGRRARGRETLTEEDILECRKFPDGVACGAWPMEEWGLDIRPRMTYPPEKGYYEIPIGCLIPESLDNVFVAGRCISTSAKAIASARVIGVTLCTGWAAGKAAAFQAMNKPLSVAVKELRDEQVRGRGHDP, from the coding sequence ATGTACGGAAAAGATCCATCCATAAAATGCGACGTACTTGTAATAGGAGGAGGTACTGCAGGGATCGCTGCATCAATCTCTGCAGAAAGGGCAGGCTGCCGGGTTCTTTTGCTGGAAAAATACGGTTTCCTTGGTGGTATTGCTACAGCCGGAATGGCAGGCACTATGTGCGGACTTTATCTTCGTGACACAAACCATAATGTTGAGCAAGTCTGCGGCGGGTTTGCAAGGGAATGGGCGGATGAGATATCTAAACGCTCAGACATTAAACCTGTGCATATGGCTGAAGGGCTTTATGTGTTGCCATATGACCCCTGGGATTTTCAGAGGACGGCAGACAGGCTTATTCGCAGGGCAGCGGGGGTCACAATGGCCCTTCACAGCACCGTGATCTCAGTAGATATCGAAGGGTGCAATGTTAGGGAGGTAAGGGCCCTGATACGGAACAGGTATGTTTCATTCAGGCCATCCTGTGTGGTGGACTGCACTGGTGATGCGTCGGTTTTGTACATGGCGGGGGCACCGGTAGATGAAGAGACAGGGGTGCAGGCGGCTGCAGTAGTCTTTTCGCTGGATACCTTTAAGCGGGCTAAAGACAGGGAATCCAGGTTAGACGTGCTTCGTGACATCCAGAGGGCTGTCAGGGATAAACAGCTTTCAACAGCCTGCGAGGCGGTATCATTAATCCCGTCAGACAGTTTGAACAATCTCAGGCTTAAGGTGAATCTCCCTTATGATTCTTCAAATGACTGGAATAAGTTAACTGAGTTGGAATTAAGGTCGAGGGATGTCATGGAAGAATTAAGCTTTTTCTTTAAAGCCGGACTATCACGCCTGCCTGTAGAGGTCGGTGTCCGAAACGGCAGGAGGGCCCGCGGCAGGGAGACATTAACAGAAGAGGACATCCTGGAGTGTCGTAAATTCCCGGATGGGGTTGCCTGCGGGGCATGGCCTATGGAAGAATGGGGGCTGGATATCCGGCCTCGAATGACTTATCCGCCAGAAAAAGGATATTACGAGATTCCTATAGGATGTCTTATTCCGGAGTCCCTTGATAATGTTTTTGTTGCAGGCAGGTGTATCTCGACGTCGGCTAAGGCCATTGCATCTGCACGAGTAATAGGTGTTACTCTCTGCACCGGATGGGCAGCAGGCAAGGCAGCGGCCTTCCAGGCAATGAACAAACCCCTCTCGGTAGCTGTGAAAGAGTTAAGGGATGAACAGGTAAGGGGGCGGGGGCATGATCCATGA